The following proteins are co-located in the Pirellulales bacterium genome:
- a CDS encoding DUF1501 domain-containing protein: MLSFLGRGVRLCDGVSRREILRVGGLAFTGLLWSDWLRARTALGRQTSDRGGPQSATFGKAKACILVFNYGGPSHIDSFDLKPEAPVEIRGEFLPIATQVPGTALCEHLPRLAAAADRYAILRSVNHADNDHAVGAYLALTAHPHPRSRPLGIEPAATPQDMPSLGSVVSKLGAADKSMFPYVTLGELRHFGNKDSMGQNAGCLGHAYDPFAVPFTQPMGGDDVRLDMRVVGSMLGETETAGQKLTGRRHLLDELNRALPALEGRAGTRDLDNFRRRAYELLASPASRDAFDLAKEPQRTRELYGPTPFAQNCLLARRLVEAGVPMVTVYSVANRDWDTHGDNFKSLKNTLLPVTDQGLSALLQDLGERNLLDETLVVWMGDMGRTPLINKNAGRDHWSFCYCVVMAGAGIRGGYVHGTSDRNAAYPASQPVSPADVAATIYHALGIHSRSEVTDQQGRPIQIAPGKPVYELFA, from the coding sequence ATGCTCTCGTTCCTCGGCCGCGGCGTTCGATTGTGCGACGGCGTTTCGCGTCGCGAAATCTTGCGCGTGGGCGGGTTGGCATTCACCGGATTGCTGTGGTCCGACTGGCTGCGGGCACGCACCGCGCTCGGCCGACAAACCAGCGATCGAGGCGGACCGCAGTCAGCCACGTTTGGCAAGGCCAAAGCCTGTATCCTTGTCTTCAATTACGGCGGCCCGTCGCACATTGACAGCTTCGATCTCAAACCGGAGGCACCGGTCGAAATCCGCGGCGAATTTCTGCCGATTGCCACGCAAGTGCCGGGCACAGCCCTCTGCGAGCACCTTCCCCGGCTGGCGGCGGCGGCCGACCGCTATGCGATTCTCCGCTCGGTAAACCACGCCGACAACGACCATGCGGTCGGCGCCTACCTGGCATTGACGGCGCATCCCCATCCACGCTCGCGGCCCTTGGGCATTGAGCCGGCCGCCACGCCGCAAGACATGCCTTCGCTCGGCTCGGTGGTGAGCAAGCTCGGCGCGGCCGATAAGTCGATGTTTCCCTACGTCACGCTCGGGGAACTGCGGCACTTTGGCAACAAAGACAGCATGGGCCAGAACGCCGGTTGTTTGGGACACGCCTACGACCCGTTCGCCGTGCCGTTCACGCAACCGATGGGCGGCGACGACGTGCGGCTCGACATGCGGGTAGTCGGATCGATGCTGGGCGAGACGGAGACGGCGGGGCAAAAGTTGACCGGCCGACGGCACCTGCTCGACGAGTTGAATCGCGCCCTGCCCGCCTTGGAGGGCAGGGCCGGCACGCGCGACCTGGACAACTTTCGCCGCCGGGCGTACGAGCTGTTGGCGTCGCCCGCCAGCCGCGACGCCTTCGACTTGGCAAAAGAGCCGCAGCGCACGCGCGAACTTTACGGTCCCACGCCCTTCGCTCAGAACTGCCTCTTGGCCCGCCGGCTGGTGGAGGCGGGAGTTCCAATGGTCACCGTGTACTCGGTGGCCAACCGCGACTGGGACACCCATGGCGACAATTTCAAATCGCTCAAGAACACGCTGCTGCCCGTCACCGACCAGGGACTTTCAGCGCTCTTGCAAGACCTTGGCGAGCGGAACCTGCTCGACGAAACACTGGTGGTGTGGATGGGCGACATGGGCCGCACGCCGCTGATCAACAAGAACGCCGGCCGCGATCACTGGTCGTTCTGCTATTGCGTTGTGATGGCCGGCGCCGGTATTCGAGGCGGCTATGTGCATGGCACATCGGACCGCAACGCGGCCTATCCCGCCTCGCAGCCGGTCAGTCCGGCGGATGTGGCCGCCACGATTTATCACGCGCTGGGCATCCACTCGCGGTCGGAAGTGACCGACCAGCAGGGCCGGCCGATTCAGATTGCACCGGGCAAGCCGGTTTACGAGTTGTTCGCGTAG
- a CDS encoding DUF1569 domain-containing protein produces MAVNTRDVMDRREVHYESFHDLLADAEALAQGEVLTLGNWTLGQIFLHLARSIHASIDGTAAHVAWWTRLVVRLFYARRLLAGPMPAGLQLPEEVAGTLTPKPTSVEKGIASLRAAIERLHFETERAAHPLLGELSLDQWDRFHLRHAELHMSFAVPVEEPALV; encoded by the coding sequence ATGGCCGTCAACACCAGGGACGTTATGGACCGCAGGGAGGTGCATTATGAAAGTTTTCACGACCTGCTGGCCGACGCCGAAGCGTTGGCCCAGGGCGAGGTGTTGACGTTGGGCAACTGGACCCTCGGCCAGATTTTTCTCCATCTTGCCCGCAGCATCCACGCCTCGATCGACGGAACCGCGGCGCACGTCGCTTGGTGGACGCGGCTCGTCGTGCGTCTGTTTTACGCGCGGCGGTTATTGGCCGGCCCGATGCCCGCCGGTTTGCAATTACCCGAAGAAGTTGCCGGGACACTCACGCCGAAGCCAACGAGCGTCGAAAAAGGCATCGCGTCGTTGCGTGCGGCCATCGAGCGGCTGCACTTCGAGACGGAGCGGGCCGCACATCCGCTGCTCGGCGAACTGAGTCTCGACCAATGGGACCGCTTTCACCTGCGGCACGCAGAATTGCACATGAGCTTTGCCGTGCCGGTCGAAGAACCCGCTCTCGTGTAG
- a CDS encoding NTP transferase domain-containing protein translates to MLTPRVRTVIQARMASSRLPGKVLANLAGRPLLEFVVRRLRAAGNDWEMTVATTTSAADDAIEACCRRLEVRCFRGPEADVLGRYVAAAADLADSDILLRATADNPLYCSSRTAAIVAEHRRRNADYTCIERLSYVVPEVLRAGALRSMALLATDAYCREHVTPYFREAPREFQVVQLPADWNGLRPEVRLTVDTAEDLSRMDIICQPLAREDVLFPLEDAYSLVDRSFETTQ, encoded by the coding sequence TTGCTCACGCCGAGGGTGCGGACCGTAATTCAGGCACGCATGGCCTCCAGTCGCTTGCCGGGCAAAGTATTGGCCAACTTGGCCGGCCGGCCGCTGTTGGAGTTCGTCGTGCGGCGACTGCGGGCGGCCGGTAACGATTGGGAAATGACCGTGGCGACAACCACCTCCGCGGCCGATGACGCCATTGAGGCTTGCTGCCGCCGGTTGGAAGTACGCTGTTTTCGAGGACCGGAAGCGGACGTACTCGGTCGCTACGTCGCAGCCGCTGCCGACCTGGCGGACAGCGACATTCTGCTCCGGGCCACCGCCGACAATCCGCTTTACTGTTCCAGCCGCACGGCGGCCATTGTCGCCGAGCATCGCCGCCGCAACGCCGATTACACGTGTATCGAGCGGCTCTCCTATGTCGTTCCGGAAGTCCTGCGCGCGGGCGCGCTGCGGTCGATGGCCCTGCTGGCGACCGATGCCTATTGCCGCGAGCACGTCACGCCTTACTTTCGCGAAGCGCCGCGCGAATTTCAGGTCGTGCAGTTGCCGGCCGACTGGAACGGCCTGCGGCCCGAGGTTCGTCTCACGGTGGACACGGCGGAAGACCTTTCGCGGATGGACATCATTTGCCAACCGCTGGCAAGAGAAGACGTCTTGTTTCCTTTAGAGGACGCGTATTCGCTGGTCGATCGCAGCTTTGAGACGACTCAGTAA
- a CDS encoding DUF1559 domain-containing protein: MFMARRRVTLRGFTLVELLVVIAIIGILIALLLPAVQAAREAARRTQCTNNMKQIGLAAQNYHDVMQVFPPAGLNYGAVEALPSPQYYNSIMNTSGYVLMLPYLEQGPLYDKFNKNVAACSSTYYGAVPYPVAGLPLTPTTSGNDVVVATQLPMFLCPSDDGTKTMATGAAYGITSTDTLLGAKTSYEFSTKPDYEIGNHNWQTWYTNNGLQKYRALFGQNSNSSMSSIKDGTSNTAAFIESPLMVYNGNGNAWGYRAWVMYGVSLYDNLSTYPATTCPLCGGQVVNCWTYWTTANSYLPGRVASWGMAGSLHPAGCNVTMADGSVHFISETTDINILAWLCNIADGNTVGNY; encoded by the coding sequence ATGTTTATGGCTCGTCGTCGCGTCACATTGCGCGGTTTCACTCTGGTCGAGTTGTTGGTGGTGATTGCCATCATCGGCATTCTCATCGCCCTCTTGCTGCCCGCCGTGCAGGCGGCACGCGAGGCGGCCCGCCGCACGCAATGCACCAACAACATGAAGCAAATCGGCCTTGCCGCGCAGAACTATCACGACGTGATGCAGGTGTTTCCGCCGGCGGGCCTGAATTATGGGGCGGTGGAGGCTTTGCCTTCTCCCCAATACTACAACAGTATCATGAACACGAGCGGTTATGTTTTGATGCTGCCCTACTTGGAGCAGGGACCGCTCTACGACAAGTTCAACAAGAACGTCGCGGCCTGCTCAAGCACCTATTACGGTGCCGTCCCGTATCCTGTTGCCGGTTTACCCCTGACGCCGACAACGTCCGGAAACGATGTCGTCGTTGCCACGCAGCTTCCGATGTTTCTCTGCCCCAGCGACGACGGAACCAAGACCATGGCGACGGGCGCGGCTTACGGCATCACCAGCACCGACACGCTGTTGGGCGCGAAAACGTCTTACGAGTTCAGCACCAAGCCGGACTATGAAATCGGGAATCACAACTGGCAGACGTGGTACACGAACAACGGCCTTCAAAAGTATCGCGCCTTGTTCGGCCAGAACAGCAATAGCAGCATGTCCAGTATCAAGGATGGTACGAGCAATACTGCGGCGTTCATTGAAAGTCCCTTGATGGTCTACAACGGCAATGGAAACGCCTGGGGGTATCGTGCCTGGGTCATGTACGGCGTCTCGCTTTACGACAACTTGAGCACCTATCCGGCGACCACGTGCCCGCTGTGCGGCGGCCAGGTCGTCAACTGCTGGACCTATTGGACGACTGCCAACTCCTACTTGCCCGGACGGGTCGCCTCGTGGGGCATGGCGGGCAGCCTCCATCCGGCCGGTTGCAATGTGACCATGGCCGATGGCTCGGTCCATTTCATCAGCGAGACGACCGACATCAACATCCTGGCGTGGCTTTGCAACATTGCCGACGGTAACACGGTCGGCAATTACTGA
- a CDS encoding DUF1553 domain-containing protein has product MRMCWIAYCLVLAADIAAAAEPATDYLRDVKPLLERRCFACHGPLKQESELRLDTGAFIRRGGTDGPAIEPGNPTASRLVERVSATDPSRRMPPEGAPLTAREIGTLAAWIESGAKTPADEKPQDDPTTHWAFRRPLRPAVPTARSDWVTNPIDAFIVARQVAAGVGPLAEADKATLLRRLTLDLIGLPPTRDELRAFLADPSDTAYERAVDRLLNSPQYGERWGRHWMDVWRYSDWYGRRAVPDVMNSYPHVWRWRDWIVRSLNDDKGYDRMIVEMLSADEAAPGDDADVVATGFLVRNWFKWNYENWMKDNVEHTAKAFLGLTMNCAHCHNHKYDPIAQEEYFRFRAFFEPLELRQDRVAGLADPGPFKKYVYAQSYGPIAAGLVRVFDEKLDAQTFMYVKGDARNRMEGKPPVEPGMPAVLGDASFSITPIDLPPEAFYPGLAAPIREEERAKAAAELAAARQTLAKSQENVAAAERQLAELRTRAQQPLTARNRPGPDALLQAEQAQLDARLSYRVDEQHVAQAAARQWALSARLAADDARYRGLGDPQALAKAAFLAEKQAAWEEAQLRLARAERGLIAAERKAAADPNAKAEVEKSQKELTDARAAADAARAALATSGDAYTPLSPVYPARSTGRRLALARSIASPNNPLTARVAVNHIWMRHFGRGLVETPANFGRSGRPPSHPELLDWLAVELMEQGWRMKAVHRLIVTSRTYRLRSQLGATDHPNLALDRDNRLYWRANTRRMEAECVRDSILASAGELDTTMGGHEIDATQGLALRRRSLYFAIHGEAKMQFLELFDAPDVCDCYERVSSVRPQQALALANSELPLTCGRLLAEKLWRASSDVSDAAQREAEFVRGAFEELLSRPPSDAELNACVDYLAQQTRELAVVRSPEAPTAAGPAPSSDPAQRARETLIHALFNHNDFVTVR; this is encoded by the coding sequence ATGAGGATGTGCTGGATCGCTTACTGCCTGGTCCTCGCGGCCGACATCGCCGCCGCGGCCGAGCCGGCGACCGATTACCTGCGCGACGTAAAGCCGCTCCTGGAACGGCGCTGTTTTGCTTGTCACGGTCCACTCAAACAGGAGTCGGAGTTGCGTCTCGACACGGGCGCTTTCATCCGCCGCGGTGGAACGGACGGACCGGCAATCGAGCCGGGCAACCCCACTGCGAGCCGGCTGGTCGAGCGAGTGTCGGCGACCGATCCGTCGCGGCGCATGCCGCCCGAGGGCGCGCCCCTGACAGCTCGGGAGATCGGCACCTTGGCGGCATGGATCGAGTCGGGGGCCAAAACGCCGGCGGACGAGAAGCCGCAAGACGACCCGACCACGCATTGGGCCTTCCGTCGGCCGCTACGTCCCGCCGTGCCCACTGCGAGGTCGGACTGGGTGACGAATCCGATCGATGCGTTCATCGTCGCGCGACAAGTCGCCGCGGGAGTCGGACCGCTCGCCGAGGCCGACAAAGCGACGCTCTTGCGAAGGCTCACGCTCGATCTCATCGGACTCCCACCGACTCGCGACGAGCTCCGCGCGTTTCTGGCCGACCCATCCGACACGGCTTACGAGCGGGCCGTCGACCGGCTGCTGAACAGCCCGCAATATGGCGAACGTTGGGGACGGCATTGGATGGATGTGTGGCGATACAGCGACTGGTACGGCCGCCGCGCCGTGCCTGACGTGATGAACAGCTACCCTCACGTCTGGCGGTGGCGCGACTGGATCGTGCGCTCGCTCAACGACGACAAAGGTTACGACCGCATGATCGTCGAGATGCTCTCGGCCGACGAGGCGGCGCCGGGCGACGACGCCGACGTGGTGGCGACCGGGTTCCTCGTGCGAAACTGGTTCAAGTGGAACTATGAGAACTGGATGAAGGACAACGTCGAACACACGGCCAAGGCATTTCTCGGCCTGACCATGAATTGCGCCCACTGCCACAATCACAAGTACGACCCGATTGCGCAGGAAGAATACTTCCGCTTCCGCGCGTTCTTCGAGCCGCTTGAGCTCCGCCAGGACCGTGTCGCCGGTCTCGCGGATCCGGGACCGTTCAAGAAATACGTCTATGCCCAATCTTATGGCCCGATCGCGGCCGGCCTGGTCCGCGTGTTCGATGAGAAACTCGACGCGCAGACGTTCATGTACGTGAAGGGCGATGCTCGCAATCGCATGGAAGGCAAACCGCCTGTCGAGCCGGGCATGCCGGCGGTTTTGGGCGACGCAAGTTTTTCGATCACGCCCATCGACCTGCCGCCGGAGGCGTTTTATCCGGGCCTCGCGGCCCCCATTCGCGAGGAAGAGAGGGCCAAAGCCGCAGCCGAGCTGGCAGCCGCCAGGCAGACGTTGGCCAAATCGCAGGAGAACGTCGCCGCGGCGGAAAGGCAGCTTGCCGAATTGCGTACTCGTGCGCAACAACCCCTCACAGCCCGGAATCGACCGGGGCCCGATGCGCTCTTGCAGGCCGAGCAAGCGCAGCTCGATGCCCGACTTTCGTACCGAGTCGACGAGCAGCATGTCGCCCAGGCGGCCGCGCGCCAGTGGGCGCTCTCCGCCCGGCTGGCTGCCGATGACGCCCGCTATCGCGGCCTGGGCGATCCGCAAGCCCTGGCGAAAGCCGCCTTCCTGGCCGAGAAACAGGCCGCCTGGGAAGAGGCGCAGTTGCGGCTGGCGCGGGCCGAACGCGGCCTGATCGCAGCCGAACGCAAAGCGGCCGCCGACCCCAACGCGAAAGCGGAAGTCGAAAAGTCGCAAAAGGAGTTGACCGACGCCCGAGCGGCGGCCGACGCGGCGCGGGCCGCGCTGGCCACTTCGGGCGACGCCTACACTCCGCTCTCGCCGGTCTATCCGGCCCGCAGCACCGGCCGCCGGCTGGCGCTGGCCAGGTCGATTGCCAGTCCCAACAACCCGCTGACGGCGCGCGTGGCGGTGAATCATATCTGGATGCGCCACTTTGGCCGAGGTCTGGTTGAAACGCCCGCCAACTTTGGCCGCAGCGGCCGGCCGCCCTCACATCCCGAGCTGCTCGATTGGCTGGCCGTGGAGCTGATGGAGCAAGGCTGGCGGATGAAAGCCGTCCACCGCCTGATTGTCACCAGCCGTACCTACCGGCTCCGCTCGCAGCTTGGGGCCACGGATCACCCGAATCTGGCGCTCGACCGCGACAATCGCCTCTACTGGCGTGCCAACACGCGCCGCATGGAAGCCGAATGCGTGCGCGACAGCATCCTGGCTTCTGCCGGCGAGCTCGACACCACGATGGGCGGGCACGAGATCGATGCCACGCAAGGACTCGCATTGCGGCGGCGCAGCCTCTACTTTGCCATTCACGGCGAGGCAAAGATGCAGTTCCTCGAACTCTTCGACGCGCCCGACGTTTGCGATTGTTATGAGCGAGTTTCGTCGGTCCGCCCCCAGCAGGCGCTGGCGCTGGCCAACAGCGAATTGCCGCTGACGTGCGGCCGGCTGCTGGCCGAAAAACTGTGGCGGGCGTCGAGCGACGTGTCGGACGCCGCGCAGCGAGAAGCCGAGTTTGTGCGCGGGGCGTTCGAGGAACTTCTCTCACGTCCGCCCAGCGACGCGGAGCTGAACGCCTGCGTCGATTATCTGGCCCAGCAAACTCGCGAGCTCGCCGTGGTAAGATCACCGGAAGCCCCGACCGCCGCCGGTCCGGCCCCGTCGAGCGACCCCGCTCAACGCGCACGCGAAACGCTGATCCACGCCTTGTTCAACCACAACGATTTCGTGACGGTCCGCTAA
- a CDS encoding DUF1501 domain-containing protein, whose amino-acid sequence MNADSSQSQSLLAAARHCRCGRLARRTFLADLGLGFTGLAMGALLHRDGIARADDAISPPDGRPHFAPRAKHVIWIFLSGGVSHLETFDPKPLLNRFAGKTYDETTLPNPQKLPIYRERSRSVVGFDREVVSKIMPLSVGYQKRGQLGCEVSDWLPHLGGVVDDLCIVRSMYTTDNDHGAEFQFHTGRHVLDEQQPTIGSWISYGLGALNENLPQFVFLGQYKDPRVKKDFEAHYLGPRHAGVELSLDPANPLPFGGRPASVLPAEQRNEFALIHRLNELAAVEYPEDEQLRARIRSYELAYRMQMSAPEALDLAGETQETQQLYGIDNETTALYGRRLLAARRLAERGVRFTLVYLSDYGEWDSHSNIKELHARSCGRVDKPLAGLVTDLKRRGMLEETIVVCATEFGRTPALEVTSLNKAGTGRDHHPHGFTVWLAGAGLKRGHVHGATDEFGFHAVEQPHYVTDIHATVLHLLGLDSHRLSVPGRQRLEIDYGRVIDDVLA is encoded by the coding sequence ATGAACGCCGATTCTTCCCAATCTCAGTCGCTGCTTGCCGCCGCACGGCATTGTCGTTGCGGCCGCCTCGCTCGCCGGACATTCTTGGCCGACCTGGGCCTCGGATTCACAGGGCTGGCGATGGGCGCCCTGCTGCATCGCGATGGAATCGCCCGCGCGGACGACGCCATCTCTCCGCCCGACGGACGGCCGCACTTTGCACCGAGGGCCAAGCACGTCATCTGGATCTTCCTTTCCGGCGGCGTGAGCCATCTTGAGACGTTCGACCCCAAGCCGCTGTTGAACCGGTTCGCCGGCAAGACCTACGACGAGACGACGCTCCCCAATCCGCAAAAGCTGCCGATCTATCGCGAACGGTCGCGGTCGGTGGTCGGCTTCGATCGCGAAGTCGTATCGAAGATCATGCCGCTCTCGGTCGGCTATCAGAAGCGCGGCCAGCTCGGCTGCGAAGTCAGTGATTGGCTGCCGCACCTCGGCGGCGTCGTCGACGATCTGTGCATCGTCCGTTCGATGTACACCACCGACAACGACCACGGCGCGGAGTTTCAGTTTCACACGGGCCGCCACGTGCTCGATGAACAGCAGCCGACGATCGGCTCCTGGATCAGCTACGGCCTGGGCGCGCTCAACGAGAACTTGCCGCAGTTCGTCTTTCTGGGCCAGTACAAAGACCCGCGGGTCAAGAAGGATTTCGAGGCCCATTACCTGGGGCCGCGGCATGCGGGCGTCGAGCTGTCGCTCGATCCGGCCAATCCGCTGCCGTTCGGAGGCCGTCCGGCGAGCGTCTTGCCGGCGGAGCAACGCAACGAATTTGCCCTCATCCACCGGCTGAACGAGCTGGCGGCCGTCGAATATCCGGAAGACGAGCAACTTCGCGCCCGCATCCGCTCTTACGAGCTGGCCTACCGCATGCAGATGTCGGCCCCCGAGGCGCTCGACCTGGCCGGCGAGACGCAGGAGACGCAGCAGCTCTACGGCATCGACAACGAGACGACCGCCCTCTACGGTCGCCGGCTGTTGGCGGCCCGGCGGCTGGCGGAGCGCGGCGTGCGGTTCACGCTGGTTTATCTGAGCGACTACGGCGAATGGGATTCGCACAGCAATATCAAAGAGTTGCACGCCCGGTCGTGCGGACGCGTCGACAAACCGCTGGCCGGACTCGTGACCGATCTCAAACGCCGCGGCATGCTGGAGGAAACGATCGTCGTCTGCGCCACGGAGTTTGGCCGCACGCCCGCGTTGGAAGTCACGAGTCTGAACAAGGCCGGCACGGGGCGCGACCATCATCCGCACGGTTTCACGGTCTGGCTGGCCGGCGCGGGGCTCAAGCGCGGCCACGTCCACGGCGCGACCGACGAATTCGGTTTTCACGCCGTCGAGCAGCCGCACTACGTGACCGACATCCACGCCACGGTCCTGCACCTGCTCGGCCTCGACTCCCACCGCCTGTCTGTGCCCGGACGGCAACGCCTGGAGATCGACTACGGGCGGGTCATCGACGACGTTCTGGCGTAG